Below is a window of Herminiimonas arsenicoxydans DNA.
GCCTTGCAGATGCCCGCTTTGGCACATCCCGAATGGAGCCGGATCATTTCGGAAAAACGCGCAACGTTTTCCTGTACGCCTGGACTGCAGCGTCCGCAAGAAAAAACCGAATTCCCGCATCTGGCCATCGCCGGCGACTATCTGGCCAGCGACTATCCGGCTACGCTGGAATCGGCAGTACGCAGCGGCGTGAAAGCCGCGAGCCTGCTGCGCCAGCACTTTACTGCTGAAAAATAAATTGCCAACCTTATTCGTGTTCGCGCACGCGATTGAGCGCTTCATCGATGCGCTCTACTGCAATGATGGTCAAGCCTTCTATTTTCTGTTTAGGCGCATTCGATTTGGGAATCAGGGCCAGCGAAAAACCCAGTTTTGCGGCTTCACGCAAACGCTCCTGGCCGCGCGGCGCCGGACGTATTTCACCGGCCAGCCCGACTTCGCCGAATACCACCAGGCCACGCGGCAAGGGACGGCTGCGCATAGACGAATGTATCGCCAGTAACACGGCAAGATCGGCTGCCGGCTCGGTAATCTTCACGCCGCCAACCGCATTGATGAAGACATCCTGATCGAAGGCCGCGATGCCTGCATGTCTGTGCAACACCGCCAGCAGCATCGCCAGCCGGTTCTGCTCCAGCCCCACTGAAAGTCGGCGCGCATTCGGCAAATGCGACGTATCGACCAGTGCCTGAATTTCAACCAGCAAGGGACGCGTTCCTTCCTGCGTCACCATCACACAAGCACCGGACACCGGACTGTCGTGCTGCGACAGGAACAATGCGGATGGATTGGAAACGCCCTTCAATCCTTTTTCCGTCATCGCGAATACGCCCAGTTCATTCACCGCGCCAAAGCGATTCTTGATCGCGCGCACCAGACGGAAGCTGGAATGCGTATCGCCTTCAAAATACAAAACCGTATCGACGATATGTTCGAGTACGCGCGGCCCGGCCAGCGCGCCCTCTTTCGTCACATGCCCAACCATGATGATGGTCACGCCGGTTTGCTTGGCGATACGCGTCAACTGCGCGGCACATTCGCGTACCTGCGCCACTGATCCCGGCGCCGAACTGAGCGCATCCGAATACACGGTTTGTATCGAATCGATCACGGCCACATCCGGTTTGTGCTCTGCCAGGGTGTTGAGAATTTTTTCCAGCTGGATTTCAGCCTGCAGCTTCAAGTCTTTTGCATCGACTGCAAGGCGTTTCGCACGCAGCGCTATTTGCGCGCCTGACTCTTCCCCGCTGACATACAGAACTTTTTTAATCTTCGACAGATTGGCCAGCGCCTGCAGCAGCAGGGTCGACTTGCCGATACCGGGATCACCCCCTATCAGCACCACGCCGCCTGCCACCAGACCGCCGCCGAGTACGCGATCGAATTCTTCTATGCCGGTGCCGAAGCGCGGCACATCGATCGCCTCGATGTCGGCCAGACTCAATACCGGCGCCGATTGCGCCAATCCCTGGTGCTGCGCCGAGTAACGGTTGGTGCCGGTTTCGACAACCGTCTCGACCAGCGTATTCCATGCGTTGCAGGATGGACATTGCCCGCCCCATTTATTGCTGATACCGCCGCATTCGCTGCAGGTGTAATTGGTTTTGGCTTTTGCCATTGGTGTCGGCTTCCGTCTTGCTGATTAAATTAAACGTTCTCGGATTCAACGATACGTACGCGCGGCGCAATCGCACACATCAATTCATAACCTACAGTACCCGCCGCATTGGCAACTTCATCGATCGGCAAACCCTGCCCCCACAAAATGACCGGACTGCCAACACCAGCAGTGGCAACCGGTGTCAGATCGACAGTAATCATATCCATCGAAACGCGCCCGACCATCTGCGTCCTCACGCCATCGACGATGACTGGCGTACCACTAGGCGCATGACGCGGATAGCCGTCTGCATAACCGCATGCGACCACGCCTATCGTCATCGGCCCGCTGGCGACAAAACTGCTGCCGTAACCGACCGCATCGCCGGCCGCGATGTGCTGGATACCGATAATTTCACTGCTCAAGGTCATCGCAGGCTGCAAGCCAAAGGCAGCTGCCGACGTGTCTGCCGGCGTGCCGCCGTACAGCATCACACCGGGACGTACCCAATCCGCCGCGCATTCCGGATGCATCAAATCTGCCGCCGAATTGGACAGGCAGCGATCACCGGGCAAGCCCTGCGTTGCCGTTTGAAAGCGCTGCAGTTGTTCGCTTAGCGGCAAATTGGCATTGGCGGCATTTTCTGCGTTGGCGAAATGCGTAATAAAGGAAATATTGCGTACTGCCGGTATGGCGCGCAGGCGTTGATAGATATCACGGCAAACCGCAGGCATGAAGCCGAGGCGATTCATCCCGCTATTGATTTTAAGATGCACATCCAGTTTCGCATTCAGACTGGCTTGCTCCAACATCTGCAGTTGCTCGACGCAATGCACGACGGTATCGATCTGATGAACGGCAATCGTCTGCAAGTCATCCGCATCGAAAAAACCCTCCAGCAGCAGGATGCGTTTTTGCCAACCAAGTTGCCGCAGGCGCGCCGCATTATCCACTTCTATCAGACCCAGGCCATCCGCCTCCGCGAAACCGCGCATGCCACGTTCCAGACCATGCCCGTATGCATTTGCCTTGACCACAGCCAGAATGCGGGAATGCGGCGCGCAATTTTTTGCCACCCGCAGATTATGACGCATAGCAGCAATATCAATAGTGGCAAGTAAAGGTCTGGGCATACAAAAAATTAAAAAAGTTAAATCGCATGCTGCGCGCGATGTAAAGCAATCGAGGGGCCGCGACATCGCGCGACCTGCGACCTTATTTTACCGGACGCACTCTGATGGTTGACGGGCATTTCAATCGAAGTCTCATATTTTCATGGTATAAAGCAAGCCGGAGACACACAGACAAATAGATCAATACGGATGAATCGCGGTTTTTACACCATCATGGCGGCGCAGTTTTTTTCATCGCTCGCCGACAACGCCCTTCTTATTGCGGCCATCGCTTTATTGACAGTCATGAAGTCACCTGACTGGATGACTCCGTTACTGAAACTGTTCTTCGTTCTTTCTTATGTCTTGCTGGCGGCTTTCGTCGGCGCATTCGCAGATTCGCTGCCCAAAGGGCGCGTGATGTTCATCACCAACATGATCAAGATCGTCGGTTGCGGCATGATGTTTTTCGACGTGCATCCGCTGATCGCGTATGCCGTAGTCGGTTTCGGCGCAGCTGCCTATTCACCTGCCAAGTACGGCATTCTGACCGAACTGTTGCCGGCAGAAAAACTGGTCGCGGCAAACGGCTGGATCGAAGGACTCACCGTCTCCTCCATTATTCTTGGCACCGTCATGGGCGGCGCTCTGATTAATCCGAGCATCGCCGCCAAATTGCTGGCGTTCGATTTCCCGTTTTTTGATTTTGGCATTGATACACCGGCAGAAACCGCACTCTGCATTATTGCAGTCATCTATCTGCTGGCAGCCTTGTTCAATCTAAGAATTCCCGACACCGGTGCCCGCTATCCGCATCAGGAACGCCATCCTATCAAGCTGATTAGCGATTTTGTTCATTGCTTTACCACTTTGTGGAACGACAGGCTGGGCCAGATTTCACTGGCCGTCACCACTCTGTTCTGGGGTGCGGGAGCAACCTTGCAATTCATCGTCTTGAAATGGGCCGGCCATTCATTGGGCATGCAGCTGGACGAAGCCGCCATTCTGCAAGGCGTGGTCGCAGTGGGTGTAGCGATAGGCGCCGTTGCAGCGGCCCGCTTTGTTCCCTTGAGAAAATCATTATCCGTAATGCCGCTGGGCGTCATCATGGGCGTCGTCGTCATCATCATGACCATGGTGCACACGGTCTGGCTGGCCTATCCGCTGCTGGTGCTTGTGGGCGCCCTGTCCGGCTATTTTGTCGTGCCGATGAATGCATTGCTGCAGCATCGCGGCCATGTCCTGATGAGCGCCGGGCATTCGATTGCCGTACAAAACTTCAATGAAAATCTGTCGGTGCTGACGATGCTGCTGCTCTATGCACTGATGATCAAGCTGGATCTGAATATCAACATTGTCATCGTGCTGTTCGGACTCTTTGTTTCCGGCATCATGGTGCTGATCATGCGCAGGCATGCAGCCAATCAGCGCGAGCACGATTCACTGTCTCTGATCGGCGAACACAAGCACTAGTCGCGACAAGGTTCAGACCAGCGGATGCGCCAGCTTTATTCTTTGTCCGGCGCGCGTACGCCAGTCATCCGGCACGATGAATCCGCGGCTCGTCTCCAGTCCTGTGCCATTCTTCACTTCCAGCAATGCGACCAGCACGGGCATCGTATCGTGCACGAAATATTCTGACAGATATTCCTGCAGCGTCTGTTGATCCATCGTCTGCGCTAGCGGCAAGCTGGCAGGCGCCAGCCACTGCAGACGCGGCAAAATTGCGTAGCGTTCCGCACGCAAATGCGCGAGATCGGAACATGCACACCAAAAACCGCGGCAATGTTCGTGCGCGGTGCCGCAGGCGTTCATCTCCAGATCGACGTCCGGGTAAAAAAGCCAGCCCTTCACCAAGGCTTGCGCCTTGCTGACATGCTCCGGTA
It encodes the following:
- the radA gene encoding DNA repair protein RadA (DNA repair protein Sms) (Evidence 2a : Function of homologous gene experimentally demonstrated in an other organism; PubMedId : 1327967, 8759876; Product type cp : cell process) translates to MAKAKTNYTCSECGGISNKWGGQCPSCNAWNTLVETVVETGTNRYSAQHQGLAQSAPVLSLADIEAIDVPRFGTGIEEFDRVLGGGLVAGGVVLIGGDPGIGKSTLLLQALANLSKIKKVLYVSGEESGAQIALRAKRLAVDAKDLKLQAEIQLEKILNTLAEHKPDVAVIDSIQTVYSDALSSAPGSVAQVRECAAQLTRIAKQTGVTIIMVGHVTKEGALAGPRVLEHIVDTVLYFEGDTHSSFRLVRAIKNRFGAVNELGVFAMTEKGLKGVSNPSALFLSQHDSPVSGACVMVTQEGTRPLLVEIQALVDTSHLPNARRLSVGLEQNRLAMLLAVLHRHAGIAAFDQDVFINAVGGVKITEPAADLAVLLAIHSSMRSRPLPRGLVVFGEVGLAGEIRPAPRGQERLREAAKLGFSLALIPKSNAPKQKIEGLTIIAVERIDEALNRVREHE
- the dadX gene encoding alanine racemase, catabolic (Evidence 2a : Function of homologous gene experimentally demonstrated in an other organism; PubMedId : 85152992, 89075905, 94156858, 98269038; Product type e : enzyme), producing the protein MRHNLRVAKNCAPHSRILAVVKANAYGHGLERGMRGFAEADGLGLIEVDNAARLRQLGWQKRILLLEGFFDADDLQTIAVHQIDTVVHCVEQLQMLEQASLNAKLDVHLKINSGMNRLGFMPAVCRDIYQRLRAIPAVRNISFITHFANAENAANANLPLSEQLQRFQTATQGLPGDRCLSNSAADLMHPECAADWVRPGVMLYGGTPADTSAAAFGLQPAMTLSSEIIGIQHIAAGDAVGYGSSFVASGPMTIGVVACGYADGYPRHAPSGTPVIVDGVRTQMVGRVSMDMITVDLTPVATAGVGSPVILWGQGLPIDEVANAAGTVGYELMCAIAPRVRIVESENV
- a CDS encoding Major facilitator superfamily (MFS_1) transporter (Evidence 2b : Function of strongly homologous gene; Product type t : transporter), giving the protein MNRGFYTIMAAQFFSSLADNALLIAAIALLTVMKSPDWMTPLLKLFFVLSYVLLAAFVGAFADSLPKGRVMFITNMIKIVGCGMMFFDVHPLIAYAVVGFGAAAYSPAKYGILTELLPAEKLVAANGWIEGLTVSSIILGTVMGGALINPSIAAKLLAFDFPFFDFGIDTPAETALCIIAVIYLLAALFNLRIPDTGARYPHQERHPIKLISDFVHCFTTLWNDRLGQISLAVTTLFWGAGATLQFIVLKWAGHSLGMQLDEAAILQGVVAVGVAIGAVAAARFVPLRKSLSVMPLGVIMGVVVIIMTMVHTVWLAYPLLVLVGALSGYFVVPMNALLQHRGHVLMSAGHSIAVQNFNENLSVLTMLLLYALMIKLDLNINIVIVLFGLFVSGIMVLIMRRHAANQREHDSLSLIGEHKH